From Candidatus Manganitrophus morganii, the proteins below share one genomic window:
- a CDS encoding PilW family protein, translating to MKERGFTLLELLIAMAITIFVMAAGYSFFTNSFNFSVVHSRKTGMQRETRVAIDILSREVRIAGFGLLDPLTGESHATTAGLSSITPSNNADADPEGVASRLDRITLWGGYQFVGTLTCETPPCTNPVAAEGAAEIWVTPLAGTNPTSPTINGGTITLDGFYTGVVNAVTDEANGSYRLGLATPLNRDYTSSNSVMLLQQVAYRVQMNGTEPALFRTVNGGAAQLIASGVEDLQFAYLMNNGTIVDNPAGAATLIRAVRISMLARQQDTSATATISARPALEDHAAGTAADRYHRRWVTKVVEVRNHGVLY from the coding sequence ATGAAAGAAAGAGGATTTACATTGTTGGAGCTGTTGATCGCGATGGCCATTACGATATTCGTCATGGCGGCGGGGTATAGCTTTTTCACGAACTCGTTCAATTTCTCGGTGGTCCACAGCCGGAAAACGGGAATGCAACGTGAAACGCGTGTTGCCATCGATATCCTGAGCCGGGAGGTTCGGATCGCCGGTTTCGGCCTCCTCGACCCTTTGACTGGAGAAAGTCATGCGACGACCGCTGGGTTATCGAGTATTACGCCGAGCAATAATGCCGATGCAGACCCCGAAGGGGTGGCAAGCAGGCTTGACCGGATCACCCTCTGGGGAGGATATCAGTTCGTCGGAACGCTCACCTGCGAGACCCCTCCCTGCACCAACCCGGTGGCCGCTGAGGGGGCCGCTGAGATCTGGGTGACCCCTCTTGCCGGAACGAATCCTACAAGCCCAACCATAAATGGTGGGACGATTACATTAGATGGTTTTTACACTGGCGTGGTGAACGCTGTTACGGATGAAGCAAATGGCTCTTACCGTCTTGGTTTAGCTACGCCATTGAATCGGGATTACACCTCGTCTAATTCCGTCATGTTGCTACAGCAGGTGGCTTACCGGGTTCAGATGAATGGGACGGAGCCGGCGCTCTTTAGAACGGTGAATGGAGGTGCGGCCCAGCTGATCGCGTCCGGTGTAGAAGATTTGCAATTTGCCTATCTGATGAATAATGGAACGATCGTAGACAATCCGGCCGGAGCGGCGACGTTAATCCGGGCAGTACGGATCTCGATGCTGGCAAGGCAGCAGGATACAAGTGCAACGGCGACGATCTCGGCCCGTCCGGCCCTGGAGGATCATGCGGCGGGGACGGCGGCGGATCGGTATCACCGTCGGTGGGTCACGAAAGTGGTGGAGGTCAGGAATCATGGGGTTCTTTATTAA
- a CDS encoding prepilin-type N-terminal cleavage/methylation domain-containing protein translates to MWCLYKRSRKIFRRTDERGFTLLEVMIASVLLGIGLLAIATGETISVTNSRVGRDVSAATAAAERIVEQMRRNRDNLASYNGFDTTDSTTRPGSAGMLQTDYDDWKAQIERAGPYGLPGGRGTVTVAAGPISSVQLITVTVAWTSTPARSVTIETLL, encoded by the coding sequence ATGTGGTGCCTTTATAAAAGAAGTCGGAAGATTTTTCGGCGGACGGATGAAAGGGGATTTACCCTTTTGGAAGTGATGATCGCTTCCGTCCTCCTCGGCATCGGTCTGCTGGCGATTGCGACGGGAGAAACCATTTCGGTGACAAACAGCCGTGTCGGCCGCGATGTTTCCGCCGCAACCGCAGCGGCGGAGCGGATCGTGGAGCAGATGCGCCGCAATCGGGACAATCTGGCCAGCTACAACGGTTTTGACACAACCGATTCAACCACGCGGCCGGGCTCGGCGGGGATGCTTCAGACCGATTATGACGACTGGAAGGCGCAGATCGAGCGAGCGGGGCCCTATGGCTTGCCGGGGGGAAGGGGAACCGTCACTGTGGCGGCCGGGCCGATTTCTTCCGTTCAACTGATCACCGTTACGGTCGCCTGGACGAGCACACCGGCGCGGAGCGTTACGATCGAAACGCTTTTGTAG
- a CDS encoding GspH/FimT family pseudopilin translates to MNQKGFSLLEMLVAVAILGVLVMIAIPNFQVWVVNQRARGDMAQLEGDLQFARITAINRNQPVTVLFDAAAGEYTIFVDTDRSLTLTGAETALVVRELSSGVTLSQVNVASNGILFNGRGLRGLPLANPANVVLQSSHGKEYQVSVTFVGDVDVVPL, encoded by the coding sequence ATGAATCAGAAAGGTTTTAGTTTGCTTGAGATGCTGGTGGCCGTGGCCATCCTCGGTGTCTTGGTCATGATCGCCATTCCCAATTTTCAGGTTTGGGTCGTGAACCAAAGAGCCCGGGGGGATATGGCACAGCTGGAGGGGGATCTTCAGTTTGCAAGGATAACGGCAATCAATCGAAACCAGCCGGTGACGGTGTTATTTGACGCTGCGGCAGGCGAATACACCATTTTTGTCGACACGGACCGCAGCCTGACCCTCACCGGGGCGGAGACGGCTCTTGTTGTGAGAGAGCTCAGCAGCGGGGTGACCTTGTCTCAAGTCAACGTGGCGAGCAATGGGATCCTCTTTAACGGAAGAGGGCTGCGCGGGCTGCCGCTGGCCAACCCGGCGAACGTGGTCCTTCAGAGCAGCCACGGGAAAGAATACCAGGTTAGTGTAACTTTTGTGGGGGATGTCGATGTGGTGCCTTTATAA
- a CDS encoding pilus assembly PilX N-terminal domain-containing protein: MGRHLAKSVKNENGTAIFAALILLVLATGLGLLAFHVSTGELQISAYAGRALASTYLAESGVEKVLSWVTEPARSPDPAFFAELPTRRCAGERTSPDFQLSEAHMDDHGEGPFAEISERGKIVDLRLYKPSHPDGICTIQSGAVAGKGAAKVVQVEIARNPMPPITAAIQGFGETGVSVPVWGHWGPIRYIGGVRLGPRPDRIPTINPILSPHSHPYREEGLNEDPVVEIHTERGITGPPIGRRPNVYENDSAVRLDSFTPNQLTEIKNFIKKRGGYYVVSPSGRLEQNGADRGEFDEVFGNPGGEYALVWIDVLPGYSRSGPIRLGRKNYKGYFYFSEDIHIQEERSQIGMTVQAHAHPWSASHPFPIALDHIRLDGFFFTPGVIDLQGPFSAYGAVYAGQGFTGPGAEHLQVWYNKEFASAHYPNMPPMVRLKGTWRYIPPGM; the protein is encoded by the coding sequence ATGGGAAGGCACCTTGCAAAATCTGTGAAGAATGAAAACGGGACGGCGATTTTTGCCGCTCTCATACTCCTGGTCCTCGCCACCGGGCTTGGATTACTTGCGTTCCATGTTTCCACCGGGGAGCTTCAGATCTCCGCCTATGCCGGCCGTGCGCTTGCATCGACCTATCTGGCTGAATCGGGTGTGGAGAAGGTCCTCTCCTGGGTGACCGAACCGGCCCGATCTCCCGATCCGGCGTTTTTTGCCGAACTGCCGACCCGGCGCTGTGCCGGGGAGAGGACCTCTCCCGATTTCCAGCTCTCGGAGGCGCACATGGACGATCACGGAGAAGGCCCCTTTGCCGAGATAAGCGAGCGGGGGAAGATCGTCGATCTGCGTCTCTACAAACCGTCTCATCCGGATGGAATTTGCACAATTCAAAGCGGGGCGGTCGCCGGGAAAGGGGCGGCTAAGGTCGTCCAGGTCGAGATTGCACGAAATCCGATGCCGCCGATCACGGCGGCGATTCAGGGATTCGGCGAGACGGGGGTCTCGGTCCCGGTCTGGGGACACTGGGGGCCGATCCGGTATATCGGAGGGGTTCGATTGGGCCCGCGTCCGGATCGAATTCCGACGATCAATCCGATCCTCTCGCCGCATTCCCATCCTTATAGAGAAGAAGGGTTGAACGAGGATCCGGTCGTGGAGATTCATACTGAAAGGGGGATTACAGGCCCTCCAATCGGCCGGCGTCCCAATGTCTATGAAAACGACAGCGCCGTGCGCCTTGATTCATTCACGCCGAACCAATTAACCGAGATCAAAAATTTCATCAAGAAGCGGGGAGGTTACTACGTTGTCTCCCCGTCGGGCCGACTGGAGCAAAACGGGGCCGACCGGGGAGAATTCGACGAAGTATTCGGGAACCCTGGAGGTGAATATGCTTTGGTATGGATCGACGTTCTTCCCGGGTACAGCCGCTCGGGGCCGATCCGGTTGGGTCGTAAAAACTATAAGGGATATTTTTATTTTTCCGAAGACATTCACATTCAAGAAGAGCGGTCTCAGATCGGAATGACGGTTCAAGCGCATGCGCATCCCTGGTCTGCCTCGCATCCTTTCCCGATTGCGCTCGATCATATCCGCCTTGATGGATTTTTCTTTACGCCGGGTGTGATCGATCTGCAAGGGCCCTTTTCAGCATACGGAGCCGTCTATGCAGGACAAGGATTCACCGGCCCCGGCGCGGAACACTTACAAGTCTGGTATAACAAAGAATTTGCCTCTGCTCATTATCCCAATATGCCCCCGATGGTCCGGCTAAAAGGAACGTGGCGATATATCCCTCCCGGTATGTAA
- a CDS encoding prepilin-type N-terminal cleavage/methylation domain-containing protein has product MRGAEKDQSGFSLLEVLIAMSILSVGLLGVIGFFEVGFKALRAGNRQGLAAQLAQEKMEAFRSADPSLLSGGQDEPEGMPRRWTIERSGRDPRIWIVEVQVDWGDSLAPNRTVLLKSFVFH; this is encoded by the coding sequence ATGCGTGGCGCTGAAAAGGACCAGAGCGGCTTCTCGCTCCTTGAGGTTCTCATCGCAATGTCGATCCTGTCGGTCGGGCTGCTCGGCGTGATCGGTTTTTTCGAAGTCGGCTTCAAGGCGCTTCGAGCCGGAAACAGGCAAGGTCTTGCGGCGCAGTTGGCGCAAGAGAAGATGGAAGCGTTTCGCTCCGCCGACCCGTCCCTCCTCTCCGGGGGACAAGATGAACCGGAAGGAATGCCAAGGCGTTGGACGATTGAGCGGAGCGGGAGAGATCCGAGGATCTGGATCGTAGAAGTCCAGGTCGATTGGGGAGACAGCCTGGCGCCGAACCGGACCGTTTTGCTCAAAAGCTTCGTGTTCCATTAA
- a CDS encoding prepilin-type N-terminal cleavage/methylation domain-containing protein: MVHLSQKGYTLIETMVVLAITTSLSVVGVASFSNQIAHNHLTDAGRQIISDLRLIRQKAIAEGIAGPIQFHPDGRKYSVPGAGERTLPPQIRFGLREGVPPLPDAVLPDDGISFRENTITFQPNGTIMGLGGTVYLTNDSVHHETVAVSVVTTGRVKIRKWNGNAWR; this comes from the coding sequence ATGGTCCACTTATCCCAGAAAGGTTACACCTTGATTGAAACGATGGTGGTGTTGGCGATTACTACCTCTTTATCGGTGGTGGGGGTTGCCTCGTTCTCCAACCAAATTGCGCACAACCATCTGACCGACGCCGGCCGCCAGATCATCTCTGATTTGAGGCTGATTCGTCAGAAGGCGATCGCGGAGGGGATTGCCGGCCCGATTCAGTTCCATCCGGACGGTCGAAAATACAGCGTCCCCGGTGCAGGGGAGCGGACCCTCCCCCCTCAGATCCGGTTCGGTCTCAGAGAGGGGGTCCCACCTCTACCCGATGCCGTCCTTCCCGACGATGGGATCAGCTTTCGGGAGAATACGATTACTTTCCAGCCGAACGGAACGATCATGGGGCTTGGCGGGACGGTCTACCTGACCAACGATTCGGTCCATCATGAAACGGTTGCGGTCTCCGTCGTCACCACCGGGCGGGTCAAAATTCGAAAGTGGAATGGAAATGCGTGGCGCTGA
- a CDS encoding sigma-54 dependent transcriptional regulator yields the protein MENILIVEDRESLAQMLSQALTGAGYQVVWAKDGREGIAKIREGKIDLVVTDLKLPHKSGLDVLHAVKEQNTFIPVIVMTAYGSIETAVKAVKEGAYDFIAKPFDPDHLLLQIEKALEKQRLVTENIILKEDFTNQLRFPKIIGKTPAMNQVVEQMRKVAPGKTTVLIGGESGTGKELFARAIHMLSPRQDKTFVAINCAAIPHDLLESELFGHERGAFTGAVGKKIGKFELADKGTIFLDEIGEMDLSLQSKLLRVLEEEEMMRVGGTVEVKIDVRVVAATNRDLMQLIQQKTFREDLYYRLNVFPIVIPPLRDRREDIPALVDHFMSYYSKEMKKEVKKVSPEAMDLLMTHPWTGNVRELQNAIERGIILSDGNELLPEHFGLKTKPPGDFSLRDVSIEGTLQEVSENVTRLVESKMIRKVLNETGGNKTRAAEILQVSYKTLLTKIKDYGLEKGDA from the coding sequence ATGGAGAACATTTTAATCGTCGAAGATCGGGAAAGTCTCGCGCAGATGCTTTCGCAGGCCCTCACAGGGGCTGGCTATCAGGTCGTTTGGGCTAAAGATGGTCGCGAAGGGATCGCCAAAATCAGAGAGGGGAAGATCGACCTTGTCGTGACCGATCTGAAGCTGCCCCATAAAAGCGGCCTTGATGTGCTCCATGCAGTGAAGGAGCAGAACACATTTATTCCGGTCATCGTCATGACCGCCTATGGAAGTATCGAGACGGCGGTCAAGGCGGTGAAAGAAGGGGCGTATGATTTCATCGCCAAGCCGTTTGACCCGGACCATCTTTTGCTCCAAATCGAAAAGGCGTTGGAGAAGCAGCGCTTGGTGACGGAGAATATCATCCTCAAGGAGGACTTTACCAATCAGCTCCGGTTCCCGAAGATTATCGGAAAGACCCCCGCCATGAACCAGGTGGTGGAGCAGATGCGGAAGGTCGCTCCGGGGAAAACGACAGTTCTCATCGGCGGGGAGAGCGGGACGGGGAAAGAACTCTTTGCGCGCGCCATTCACATGTTGAGCCCCCGCCAAGATAAGACCTTTGTCGCGATCAATTGCGCCGCTATTCCGCATGACCTTTTGGAAAGCGAGCTCTTCGGCCATGAGCGAGGAGCGTTCACGGGAGCGGTCGGGAAAAAAATCGGAAAGTTCGAGCTGGCCGATAAGGGAACGATCTTCCTGGACGAGATCGGGGAGATGGACCTGTCGCTTCAGTCCAAGCTGCTGAGGGTCCTGGAAGAAGAGGAGATGATGCGGGTGGGGGGGACCGTCGAAGTGAAGATCGATGTCCGTGTGGTGGCGGCGACGAATCGTGATCTGATGCAGCTGATTCAGCAAAAGACGTTCAGAGAGGATCTCTACTACCGCCTGAATGTTTTTCCGATCGTCATCCCTCCCCTTCGCGACCGCCGCGAGGATATTCCGGCCCTGGTCGATCATTTTATGTCTTATTATTCCAAGGAAATGAAGAAAGAGGTGAAGAAAGTCTCCCCCGAGGCGATGGATCTGTTGATGACCCACCCCTGGACCGGGAATGTCCGAGAACTGCAGAATGCTATTGAGCGGGGGATTATCCTCAGTGACGGGAACGAACTCCTTCCCGAGCACTTCGGTTTGAAGACAAAGCCTCCAGGCGATTTCTCTCTTCGAGATGTCTCGATCGAAGGGACCCTCCAAGAGGTCAGCGAGAATGTAACGCGCCTGGTGGAATCAAAAATGATTCGAAAAGTTTTAAATGAAACCGGCGGGAATAAAACCCGCGCGGCGGAGATCCTGCAGGTGAGCTATAAAACGCTGCTGACGAAGATCAAAGATTACGGTTTGGAGAAAGGAGATGCATGA
- a CDS encoding ATP-binding protein produces MLIPTSRPRQIRFFAFLFLGLFLLFLVLFASYRLLQFRAFQSALEVSDQERLKLLGDSVQPVLLGSLDQVGEDPAFLYDIAAEKNLKRIILVDSDGTLLADSHREIKTKEKIPSGKGGAAWRTALAGEIVMETAEEASGEFVGKIWLPLNGRAAQLLVALPSRTDPKARLLLLFMNVFGVMGAGMFGYYFLRLFMVPSPSYFHAVPENPATETGFVIHTFQGLIQQLKQKEQALEQLKGRAEEYAKNVESYNENILQSVTSGVLTFNCERRITTFNATAGMILHLSPEEVLGKSYEAIFGGEEKITRLLQETVDLGKEVAREECEVERSDGRKIWLGLNTSVLRDRNNSTIGATLVFTDLTEMKMLQDQVELKKRLTVMGEMSAWIAHEFRNYMGTILGFSRLLSKKIEPNDPRQEMIKAIMAELSAMERLITELLSYGRKTVIHPVTTPLPPLIEELKEQFVSSGSYPHVRWFLSLKEAPEIAVDPTLIRQAFSNLIQNALEAMEGTGEIHIRISNRPAGMLAVKISDTGLGIAKEHIDKIFLPFYTTKEKGTGLGLALVHKIILAHNGQISVESTEGSGTVFTIHLPLQMSPLKINE; encoded by the coding sequence GTGCTCATCCCTACAAGCCGACCGCGTCAAATTCGCTTTTTTGCTTTTCTCTTCTTAGGGCTATTCTTATTATTCCTGGTTCTCTTCGCGAGTTATCGCCTTCTGCAATTTCGCGCTTTTCAATCAGCCCTCGAGGTAAGCGATCAGGAACGGCTGAAGCTTCTCGGGGATTCGGTTCAGCCGGTCTTATTGGGCTCTCTCGATCAGGTCGGGGAAGACCCCGCCTTTCTTTATGATATCGCTGCGGAGAAAAACCTCAAGCGGATCATTCTCGTCGATTCCGACGGCACCCTTCTGGCCGATTCTCATCGTGAGATCAAGACAAAGGAGAAGATTCCTTCGGGGAAGGGGGGCGCCGCCTGGCGGACCGCGCTCGCGGGGGAGATCGTCATGGAGACGGCGGAGGAGGCGTCTGGAGAGTTTGTCGGAAAGATATGGCTTCCGTTGAACGGCCGGGCGGCCCAACTCCTCGTGGCGCTCCCGTCGAGAACCGATCCAAAGGCCCGCCTGCTTCTTTTGTTTATGAATGTGTTTGGAGTGATGGGCGCCGGAATGTTCGGATATTATTTCCTCCGATTGTTCATGGTTCCTTCGCCCTCGTACTTTCATGCCGTTCCTGAAAACCCCGCCACAGAAACGGGATTCGTCATCCACACGTTTCAGGGTCTGATCCAGCAATTAAAACAGAAAGAGCAAGCGCTGGAGCAGTTGAAGGGAAGGGCGGAAGAATACGCAAAAAACGTCGAAAGTTATAATGAAAATATTCTCCAGAGCGTCACCAGCGGTGTCTTGACCTTTAATTGCGAACGGAGAATTACCACGTTTAACGCGACGGCGGGGATGATTCTTCATCTCTCTCCCGAGGAGGTCCTCGGGAAGTCGTACGAAGCGATCTTCGGAGGGGAAGAGAAGATCACCCGGCTGCTCCAGGAGACGGTCGATCTGGGAAAAGAGGTGGCGCGCGAAGAGTGCGAGGTAGAACGATCGGACGGAAGGAAAATTTGGCTGGGGCTGAACACTTCCGTCCTTCGGGACCGAAATAATTCGACGATCGGCGCGACCCTGGTTTTCACCGACTTGACCGAAATGAAGATGTTGCAAGACCAGGTGGAGTTGAAGAAACGGCTGACCGTGATGGGGGAGATGTCGGCTTGGATCGCCCATGAATTTAGGAATTATATGGGGACGATCTTAGGCTTCTCCCGGCTCCTTTCCAAGAAGATCGAACCGAACGACCCGCGCCAAGAGATGATCAAAGCGATCATGGCCGAACTCTCCGCGATGGAGCGGTTGATTACGGAGCTTCTCTCCTACGGCCGGAAGACGGTCATCCATCCGGTGACGACCCCCCTTCCCCCGCTTATCGAGGAGTTGAAAGAGCAGTTTGTTTCATCGGGAAGTTATCCCCATGTCCGGTGGTTTCTTTCATTGAAAGAGGCCCCTGAAATTGCCGTCGATCCGACCCTCATTCGGCAGGCCTTTTCCAATTTAATTCAAAATGCCTTGGAGGCAATGGAAGGGACGGGGGAGATCCATATCCGTATTTCGAATCGGCCGGCGGGGATGCTGGCGGTGAAGATCTCCGATACCGGGCTCGGCATTGCCAAGGAACACATCGATAAAATTTTTCTCCCGTTTTATACCACCAAAGAGAAGGGAACCGGTTTGGGGCTGGCCCTGGTTCATAAAATTATCCTGGCGCATAACGGACAAATATCGGTAGAGAGTACGGAAGGGAGCGGAACCGTTTTTACGATTCACCTGCCCCTTCAGATGTCTCCCCTCAAGATCAACGAGTGA
- a CDS encoding prepilin peptidase → MLEAIVFILGLLIGSFLNVCIYRVPRKESIVFPASHCTSCEQPIRPYDNIPLLSFLFLRGRCRSCRAPISWRYPLVELVHGLGYLFILHQFGPSFAAVIYALFFSSLMAVTFIDLSHQIVPDVITLPGMVLGLLAASTVLPPGPINSLIGLFLGGGLFYLVAVLSIALLKKEGMGGGDIKLIAMIGAFLGWKGMLLTIFLAALSGSVIGLFLVLVRGQNRAEPIPFGPFLALGAMVSLFWGPEILQWYLLLGRT, encoded by the coding sequence ATGTTGGAAGCCATTGTTTTTATTCTCGGATTGCTCATCGGCAGTTTTCTCAATGTCTGTATTTATCGCGTGCCGAGGAAAGAATCGATTGTTTTCCCCGCCTCCCACTGCACTTCTTGTGAGCAACCGATCCGGCCTTATGACAACATTCCCCTCTTGAGCTTCCTCTTTTTGAGGGGACGCTGCCGATCCTGCCGGGCGCCGATCTCTTGGCGTTATCCATTGGTGGAATTGGTCCACGGCCTCGGCTACCTCTTTATCCTGCATCAATTCGGTCCCTCTTTCGCCGCAGTCATTTATGCGCTCTTTTTCTCCTCATTAATGGCGGTGACCTTCATCGACCTTTCTCATCAAATTGTACCCGATGTCATCACCCTTCCCGGGATGGTCCTTGGCCTTCTGGCCGCTTCCACCGTGCTTCCGCCGGGCCCGATCAATTCGCTCATCGGCCTTTTTCTGGGCGGAGGCCTCTTTTACCTGGTGGCGGTTTTGTCGATCGCCCTCTTGAAGAAAGAGGGGATGGGGGGAGGCGATATTAAGTTGATTGCGATGATCGGGGCCTTTCTCGGCTGGAAGGGAATGCTCCTGACGATCTTCTTGGCCGCGTTGTCCGGCTCCGTCATCGGCCTGTTCCTGGTTCTCGTTCGAGGGCAGAACCGCGCGGAGCCGATCCCCTTCGGTCCGTTCCTGGCGCTGGGAGCGATGGTCAGCCTTTTCTGGGGGCCGGAGATCCTTCAATGGTATTTACTCCTCGGCCGGACGTAA
- a CDS encoding NAD(P)-dependent glycerol-3-phosphate dehydrogenase yields the protein MNIAVIGGGSWGTALAGLLARKGHSVSLWVYEKEVVESIQRRHENSLYLPGFSLPKNLSARTDLGKTLLGARYVLFAVPSHVARDILVQMRPLLPPEIPVISATKGIERKSLKLISEVICEALRRKNADRIAVLSGPSFAKEVVLEHPTAVVLAATDTRLAARVQNIFSTPFFRLFLSADLIGVQLGGAIKNVIALAAGGSDGLGFGYNTKAVLMTRGLSEMARLGLAMGADINTFYGLSGMGDLFLTCSGALSRNRRVGEEIGKGVPLPQILKQTQMVAEGVHTTESAYALSLKYKVEMPIVREIHRILFEGKPIKQAVMDLMKIARGGEIPLKVKRTREKR from the coding sequence ATGAATATTGCCGTGATCGGCGGAGGAAGTTGGGGAACGGCGCTGGCGGGCCTGCTGGCCCGAAAAGGTCATTCGGTCTCCCTCTGGGTTTATGAAAAAGAGGTGGTCGAATCGATTCAACGTCGCCATGAAAACAGCCTCTACCTCCCCGGGTTTTCCCTCCCGAAGAATCTCTCCGCCCGCACCGATCTGGGGAAGACCCTTTTAGGGGCCCGATACGTCCTCTTCGCCGTCCCTTCCCATGTCGCGCGGGACATCCTGGTTCAAATGCGCCCCCTTCTCCCCCCGGAGATCCCGGTGATTAGCGCGACGAAAGGGATCGAGCGGAAAAGCCTGAAGCTGATTTCCGAGGTGATCTGTGAAGCCCTCCGGAGAAAGAATGCCGATCGGATCGCCGTCCTCTCCGGACCGAGCTTCGCGAAAGAGGTGGTGCTTGAACACCCGACCGCCGTGGTCTTGGCCGCCACCGACACCCGTCTGGCCGCCCGGGTTCAAAATATCTTCTCGACCCCTTTCTTCCGGCTCTTCTTAAGCGCCGACCTGATCGGCGTCCAGCTCGGGGGGGCGATCAAGAACGTGATCGCCCTGGCCGCCGGCGGCTCCGACGGGCTCGGCTTCGGATACAATACGAAGGCGGTCTTGATGACGCGGGGCCTCTCCGAAATGGCCCGCCTCGGTCTCGCCATGGGGGCGGACATCAACACTTTCTATGGTCTCTCCGGCATGGGTGATCTCTTTCTGACCTGCAGCGGCGCACTCTCCCGCAACCGAAGGGTCGGCGAGGAGATCGGGAAAGGGGTCCCTTTGCCCCAGATTCTCAAGCAGACCCAAATGGTGGCGGAAGGAGTCCATACGACCGAGTCGGCGTATGCCCTCTCGCTGAAATACAAGGTCGAGATGCCGATCGTGCGGGAGATTCATCGAATTCTTTTTGAAGGAAAACCGATCAAACAGGCGGTGATGGATCTGATGAAGATCGCGCGGGGGGGAGAGATCCCGCTGAAGGTAAAGCGGACGAGAGAGAAGCGATGA